A genomic segment from Cyprinus carpio isolate SPL01 chromosome A22, ASM1834038v1, whole genome shotgun sequence encodes:
- the LOC109097925 gene encoding ceramide synthase 1-like, translating into MDTNPVDDGSSSDGMEMEIMPGYMEFITRAYSVMFSAFRDCTDRCGLELSRKTLLDHAYISWMEIFMFLMCAVMWTKVRRGLTMYVFEPFAQWCCIQPKDVSKMPESAWKLVFYTMSWSYSTYLLFFTSYSFFQNPPSVFYDWKSGMSVPTDITIAYLIQGSFYGHSIYATIYMDAWRKDSLVMVVHHFITLALITFSYAFRYHNIGILVLFLHDINDVQLEFTKLNVYFKTRGGKEYLINDVLSNMGAISFSITWFWFRLYWFPLKVLWASCVTSIQSVPGIPFYFFFNTLLFALLLMNIYWFLFIVLFVVKVLTGQMTEVNDVREYEDDELKEKKDTNDQMSTEGKHVQNGINKKKHL; encoded by the exons ATGGACACCAATCCCGTGGATGATGGTTCCTCCAGCGATGGCATGGAGATGGAGATCATGCCTGGCTACATGGAGTTCATCACCAGAGCTTATTCAGTCATGTTCAGTGCCTTTAGAGACTGTACAGACCGGTGCGGACTGGAGCTGTCCAGAAAAACCTTGCTGGATCATGCATACATATCCTGGATGGAGATCTTTATGTTCCTCATGTGCGCGGTCATGTGGACGAAGGTGCGCAGGGGACTGACCATGTACGTCTTTGAG CCTTTTGCACAGTGGTGTTGTATCCAACCAAAAGATGTCTCGAAGATGCCAGAGAGTGCGTGGAAGCTGGTCTTCTACACAATGTCATGGTCATACAGCACCTACCTTTTGTTTTTCACTAGCTATTCCTTCTTTCAAAACCCCCCATCTGTGTTTTACG ACTGGAAGAGTGGGATGTCGGTTCCCACTGATATCACAATAGCTTACCTAATCCAGGGCAGCTTCTACGGCCACTCCATATATGCCACCATCTACATGGACGCCTGGAGGAAGGACTCCCTTGTGATGGTGGTGCATCACTTCATCACTCTGGCCCTGATCACATTCTCCTATGCCTTCAG ATACCACAACATCGGCATTCTCGTCCTCTTTCTTCATGACATCAACGACGTTCAGTTGGAGTTCACCAAGCTCAACGTTTACTTCAAGACACGGGGAGGGAAAGAGTACCTCATCAATGACGTTCTGTCCAACATGGGGGCCATTAGTTTTAGCATCACATG GTTTTGGTTCCGTTTGTACTGGTTCCCCCTCAAGGTTCTGTGGGCCTCCTGTGTCACCAGCATCCAGTCGGTTCCCGGAATCcctttctattttttcttcaaCACACTCTTGTTTGCCCTGCTCCTCATGAATATCTACTGGTTCCTG TTCATTGTACTGTTCGTGGTGAAGGTCCTGACGGGCCAGATGACGGAGGTAAATGACGTCCGGGAGTACGAGGATGATGAACTAAAGGAGAAAAAAGACACTAATGATCAGATGTCTACTGAAGG GAAACACGTGCAGAACGGGATCAACAAGAAGAAACATCTATAA
- the LOC109097924 gene encoding tumor necrosis factor alpha-induced protein 8-like protein 1 isoform X1, with amino-acid sequence MENATLYLQEDIMDSFSTKSLALQAQKKLMSKMATKTMANLFIDDTSSEVLDELYRVTKEYTRNRKEAQKIIKNLIKMVVKLGVLYRNGQFNNEEIALVKRFQKKVHTLAMTAVSFYQIDFTFDRRVMSNLLNDCRELLHQAINRHLTAKSHSRINHVFNHFSDCEFLATLYGSSEVYRNHLQKICEGVNKMLDDGNL; translated from the exons ATGGAGAACGCAACCTTATACCTCCAGGAAG ACATCATGGACTCGTTCAGCACGAAGAGCCTGGCCCTGCAGGCCCAGAAGAAGCTCATGAGCAAGATGGCGACTAAGACGATGGCCAACCTCTTCATAGATGACACCAGCAGCGAGGTACTGGACGAGCTGTACCGGGTGACCAAAGAGTACACGCGCAACCGCAAGGAGGCCCAGAAGATCATCAAGAACCTCATCAAGATGGTGGTCAAGTTGGGCGTCCTCTACCGCAATGGACAGTTCAACAACGAGGAGATCGCATTGGTCAAGCGCTTCCAGAAGAAGGTGCACACGCTCGCGATGACGGCCGTCAGCTTCTACCAGATCGACTTCACCTTTGACCGCCGCGTCATGAGCAACCTGCTCAACGATTGCCGCGAACTGCTGCACCAGGCCATCAACCGGCACCTGACGGCGAAATCTCACAGCCGTATCAACCACGTCTTCAATCATTTCTCCGACTGCGAGTTTCTCGCGACGCTGTATGGATCTTCGGAAGTGTACCGCAACCACTTGCAGAAGATCTGTGAAGGAGTCAATAAGATGCTGGATGACGGCAATCTTTGA
- the LOC109097924 gene encoding tumor necrosis factor alpha-induced protein 8-like protein 1 isoform X2: MDSFSTKSLALQAQKKLMSKMATKTMANLFIDDTSSEVLDELYRVTKEYTRNRKEAQKIIKNLIKMVVKLGVLYRNGQFNNEEIALVKRFQKKVHTLAMTAVSFYQIDFTFDRRVMSNLLNDCRELLHQAINRHLTAKSHSRINHVFNHFSDCEFLATLYGSSEVYRNHLQKICEGVNKMLDDGNL, from the coding sequence ATGGACTCGTTCAGCACGAAGAGCCTGGCCCTGCAGGCCCAGAAGAAGCTCATGAGCAAGATGGCGACTAAGACGATGGCCAACCTCTTCATAGATGACACCAGCAGCGAGGTACTGGACGAGCTGTACCGGGTGACCAAAGAGTACACGCGCAACCGCAAGGAGGCCCAGAAGATCATCAAGAACCTCATCAAGATGGTGGTCAAGTTGGGCGTCCTCTACCGCAATGGACAGTTCAACAACGAGGAGATCGCATTGGTCAAGCGCTTCCAGAAGAAGGTGCACACGCTCGCGATGACGGCCGTCAGCTTCTACCAGATCGACTTCACCTTTGACCGCCGCGTCATGAGCAACCTGCTCAACGATTGCCGCGAACTGCTGCACCAGGCCATCAACCGGCACCTGACGGCGAAATCTCACAGCCGTATCAACCACGTCTTCAATCATTTCTCCGACTGCGAGTTTCTCGCGACGCTGTATGGATCTTCGGAAGTGTACCGCAACCACTTGCAGAAGATCTGTGAAGGAGTCAATAAGATGCTGGATGACGGCAATCTTTGA